A stretch of the Opisthocomus hoazin isolate bOpiHoa1 chromosome 2, bOpiHoa1.hap1, whole genome shotgun sequence genome encodes the following:
- the OPN3 gene encoding opsin-3 has product MHSGNGTGTASRPEREVPGERPVFSAGTYELLALLVATIGVLGLCNNLLVLVLYYRFKRLRTPTNLFLVNISLSDLLVSVCGVSLTFMSCLRSRWVWDAAGCVWDGFSNSLFGIVSIMTLTVLAYERYIRVVHAKVVDFSWSWRAIAYIWLYSLAWTGAPLVGWNRYTLEIHGLGCSVDWKSKDPNDTSFVLLFFLGCLVAPVGIMAYCYGHILYAVRMLRCVEDFQTVQVIKLLKYEKKVAKMCFLMISTFLICWMPYAVVSLLVTYGYSNLVTPTVAIIPSFFAKSSTAYNPVIYIFMSRKFRRCLLQLLCFRLMRFQRTVKERPATGNDKPIRPIVMSRKAGDRPKKKVTFSSSSIIFIITSDDTQEMDDNSKHNGTKVNVIQVKPL; this is encoded by the exons ATGCACTCGGGGAACGGCACGGGCACGGCGAGCCGCCCGGAGCGGGAGGTGCCGGGCGAGCGGCCCGTCTTCAGCGCCGGCACCTACgagctgctggcgctgctggTCGCCACCATCGGCGTGCTGGGCTTGTGCAACAActtgctggtgctggtgctctACTACAGGTTCAAGCGGCTCCGTACGCCCACCAACCTCTTCCTCGTCAACATCAGCCTCAGCGACCTGCTGGTGTCCGTCTGCGGCGTGAGCCTTACCTTCATGTCCTGCCTGAGGAGCCGCTGGGTGTGGGACGCCGCCGGCTGCGTCTGGGACGGCTTCAGCAACAGCCTCTTCG GAATTGTTTCAATTATGACTCTCACTGTTCTTGCTTATGAACGCTACATTCGAGTAGTCCATGCAAAAGTGGTTGACTTCTCTTGGTCTTGGCGGGCTATCGCATACATCTGGCTCTACTCATTAGCCTGGACTGGAGCACCTCTTGTGGGCTGGAACAGGTACACACTGGAAATTCATGGATTAGGTTGCTCAGTGGACTGGAAGTCAAAAGACCCCAATGATACCTCCTTTGTGCTCCTCTTTTTCCTTGGCTGTCTAGTAGCACCTGTTGGGATCATGGCCTATTGCTATGGCCATATTCTATATGCAGTAAGAATG CTTCGCTGTGTGGAAGATTTCCAGACTGTTCAAGTGATCAAACTTCTAAAATATGAAAAGAAGGTGGCTAAAATGTGTTTCTTAATGATCTCCACGTTCCTTATTTGTTGGATGCCCTATGCAGTGGTCTCCCTCCTGGTAACATATGGCTATAGCAACCTTGTAACTCCAACAGTAGCTATCATCCCGTCTTTCTTTGCCAAGTCAAGCACTGCTTATAATCCAGTCATCTATATCTTCATGAGTAGAAAG TTTCGACGATGCCTTTTGCAACTCCTGTGCTTTCGCCTGATGAGATTCCAGAGAACTGTGAAAGAGAGACCAGCAACAGGGAACGACAAACCAATACGACCAATAGTTATGTCTCGGAAAGCAGGGGACAGGCCAAAGAAGAAAGTGACTTTCAGCTCTTCCTCTATCATTTTTATTATCACTAGTGATGACACTCAGGAAATGGATGACAACAGTAAACACAATGGGACAAAAGTAAATGTCATCCAAGTAAAGCCACTGTAG